The proteins below come from a single Danio aesculapii chromosome 23, fDanAes4.1, whole genome shotgun sequence genomic window:
- the tnnc1b gene encoding troponin C type 1b (slow) → MDDVYKAAVENLTEEQKNEFRAAFDIFVQDAEDGCISTKELGKVMRMLGQNPTQEELQEMVDEVDEDGSGTVDFDEFLVMMVRCMKEESKGKSEEELAEVFRMFDKNGDGYIDLDELKNMLESTGEAITEDDIEELMKDGDKNNDGKIDYDEFLDFMKGVE, encoded by the exons GTGGAGAACTTGACAGAGGAGCAGAAGAATG AGTTCCGTGCTGCGTTCGACATTTTCGTGCAGGACGCTGAAGACGGCTGCATCAGCACTAAGGAGTTGGGGAAGGTGATGAGGATGCTGGGCCAAAACCCCACTCAAGAAGAGCTTCAGGAAATGGTAGACGAAGTAGATGAAGATG GAAGCGGGACAGTAGACTTTGATGAGTTCTTGGTGATGATGGTGCGCTGTATGAAAGAGGAGAGCAAAGGAAAATCAGAGGAAGAACTGGCTGAAGTCTTCCGCATGTTTGATAA AAATGGAGATGGTTACATAGACTTGGATGAACTGAAGAACATGCTGGAGTCCACAGGTGAGGCCATCACTGAGGATGACATCGAGGAGCTCATGAAGGACGGAGACAAAAACAACGACGGCAAGATCGACTACGATG AGTTCTTGGACTTTATGAAGGGTGTCGAGTAA